ACCCCGGGCGGACAAGCGCGGGCCTGATGTATACACACAAGGAGGAAAAGAGCATGAGCACTTTTATATCCAAAGCGATACTCGATTTCTTCATCGCCTTCGGCATCGTGCTCGGGGGAGCCATGCTCGGCGGAATGGGAGCGGTGATAGCTCTTCAGCCGCCTACCCAGACGATGCTGGAGGTTGCCGGAAGAATAAAAATATGGGCGCTTGCCGCTGCTGTAGGGGGGACGATGGACCCGATCCGGGTCATCGAGAGCAATATGATAGATGGCAATCTATCACCTGCCATTAAGCAAATCCTGTATTTGATTTTCGCCTTTTTGGGCGCTCATATGGGCACAGAGCTGGTCAAATGGGTGTGCGGAAACGGACGCCTGTGAGGTGAAAAGATCATGAGAGTACCTCCCTTCGAGCGTCTGCGCCCTTTTATGCAACTATCCTCGGTTTTTGTACTAGGTATGATTGCCGGGGGGATGGTCTACAATGCCATTTGGCATGTCAGCTTCAATGAGCTTTGGAAAAACAATCAGGATCTTCAATTCCAGCTCCAGCAAGCTCAGGAGGACAACAAAACACTGCGCAAATACAGCAATCGCCAGACCGTTGTCAAAGAAATCAAGCTGATCGCGGAGGAAACGTCGGCTGAAAAAATAGACTCCATTAACCTGAAAGAGCTCCTTCGCCGCGTCATTCGGGATTTGGAGGTGCTGCGCGGCAGGGATATGTTCGAGATTGACTCCGACAGCAAACTGGTACGCATGCTGCTGAATCAAAAAAAATACACCGTTCGCGACAAGGAATATACAATCCAGGTCAAAACGATGCTTGTGATGGAAGGTGTGCTGCAAATTTGGCTGGAGGCGAAGGAAAAGCTTCCCGAAAGTCACTAAGTTAATTTTTTCATGCTCATTTTTTTCATCCCCGCTCTCCGCTCCAATCCATTGGCGTTTATCCGTGTTCAATGGATTGAAGCGACATTACCGCCTTGCATACCAAATAGTTTTCCCGCAAAATGGAAATTTCCAGCTTGCAGGTGCGACGACTCATTTCAAGCAGCAACGGACGCAGTACGACTGCATCCTCAATCTGTACCGGCCGGATAAAATAAGTCATCAAATTGTCGAGCACATAATCCTTGCCGCTCATGTCTCTTGCCGCCCGGTAACCCGCTTGTGTCATGACGTTAACCAGTACGCCTTCCGAGATCGTACCCAAATGGGTCGCCATCTGCGGAATGATAAAGCCGCGAAAAAATAACGAGCCGTCCTCATTGCGCTCCTCGGCAAACCCGTTCCAAATCAATTGATCGAACGTCTCACCCAGTTGCGGCTGCTTCTGGGCATTACGCAGCGCCTCCAGCACCTCACGCCGTGTGACTGACCCTAACAGTTTGCGATTACGATCTACAACCGGCAAGTAGTCTACACCTTCCCACGCCATCATCTGCGCGGCTGAGGCCAGCGAAGTCTGATAGGTGACCGTTACCGGATTGCGGATCAGGCATTTGTCCATCGTGTGCTCCGGCTGGAGTCCTTCCACATCCTTGCGGCTGACGATGCCTATTAAACGGTTCCATTCATCAACTACGGCAAAATGATACTGCCCGGTCGTCTTCGAAAGCTCTTCGAATTCGGTGAGCGTGCTGTTGATTCTTAATGTCAGTGCCTTCGGTTTACCTGCCGCTATATCTTCGATCAGCATAATTTTCTTTTTGATCAAGCGGTCAAATATCGCTCTATTAATCATGGAAGCCACAGTAAAGGTATCGTGGCGCGAGGAAATAATCGGCAGACTGATCTGGTCGGCCAACTGCTTGACCTCCCGGCTCGTACCAAAGCCCCCTGTAATCAGCACGCCTGCTCCCTGCTCCAATGCAAGAGAATGTGCATCCTCCCGGTTACCAACAATCAGCAAACTGCCTGCATCAATGTAACGGGCCATGGCCTCTTCACGCATCGCCCCAATGACATATTTGTGCAAAGGCTTCTCCAGCCCCTCGCTTCCGCCCAGCACATGTCCTTCCACAATATTCACGACATCTGCAAAGGTCAGCTGCTCGGACAAACCGCGTGGACGCTTTTCCACCCGTACCGTTCCGATTCGTTCCTTGGTAATGACAATTCCCAGGTTTTCTGCTTCCTTAACAGCGCGATAAGCAGTCCCTTCACTGACGCTCATCTCTTTAGCCAGCCTGCGTACAGAAATTTTGGAGCCTATTTTCAACTGCTCGATATGACGCAATAACTGCTCATGTTTCGTAACTGCTTCATCCAGCCCGTCCAACTCTGTTACACCCCCAACGTTCAATCTGTATCATTCTGTATCTATTATAGCACAAAATCCTTGTATTTAAGACCTTTGTTCATTTCGATATCGCTACTGGGAAATAACAAAAAGCGATTCCCCTTTTTACAAGGGAACCGCTTCTTAACCGTGCTTGATGTGTGACATCGGAGCAGGCTCAAAACAATCAATGCGAAAAGCTCACAGCATACTGCTTTTGTCCGTTTTATTATCCCATTTCATCTGCCACTGCTGCATTTTGGCCCGTCGTACACGCTCCAGCGTTTTGCGCTTTTCCTCATCCACACCCAGCAAAAAATGCAGGTTCGCGCCGATGACAAGCAACGCAAAAAGTACCCATACGATACCAAAACCGTTGACCCAGTTCAAACCGCCTGCAAGCGAGATGCGCGGCAACGCCACAAACACCATAGCCAGCGCAATCAGAGTGTACAAACCGTGTTTCCATTTTTTTAGAGAACCCAATCGTATCCCTTCCTCTCCCTGTGACTCTATGTATCTAGTCTATGAGAGAACAGGAAGGAATATGAGACAAACTTACATAGACGAGCCGTACAAATGCTGAAGGCTGTCTGAAATAATTTTGTTGACGTCCTCAATGATCACGCTCAGGCGGCGTTCGGCATCAAACAGACGACGGATGTTGAGGTTCAAACTAAGGACCTCGAACAGCTTTTCCATCTTTTCCATCTCTTCCTGTGCCGGCATATCGCCGCTCATCATCCGCTGCTGAACTTCCATTTGACGCTGACGGAAATCATCCAGCATTTGCTTGGCTTCCGGGTCGGTTTCAATCAGCTTCATCGCTGCCGTAATTTCCTCTACCTCTTTGCTTTCCTTCAATGCTTTTGCTAAATCATGGGCTTTGTCATAGATATTCATGATTGTTCATTCCTCCAATACAAGTATAGTGTCAACATTTCACATTGTCCGTCAATCACCAAGGAATATATGTCCTCATATGATGAATCAGTGCTATTACAGCCCATTTACGTTTCCCGTTACTTTCAAGACATCAAGTTGCTGCCCGGAAGGAGATCCACGATGTCCATCAAAAAAACAACGATTCAAATCATCGGATCGGGCATCTTGCAGGATGACGTACTCATGGTCGGCGAGTCCTTGCTTCGCAAATGGAAAATATCCGCAGGCCACCCCGTTCAGCTCGCCTTCGGTTCGTTCCGCCAAGAGGTTACCGTCATTTCGGTACCCCGCTATAGCGGCCTACGTGTAGGAAGCGTGCTGGCCCGTAAAATGGGTATTCATTCCAATTGCAAGCTGCGAGTAACCTACAGCCGAGGCCGCCGGACACTTCGAGTGGGCCCGCTTATTAGCGTGCTGGTCAGCCGGGACTATCCCGAACAGCCTGATAAGCCTTTCGGGTCGATCACCCTGTTCTGCCATGAACTGGTCGGGGAATGTCGTAGACAAGGAGCATATGTGTATTTTTTTACCCCGGAGCATATCGGAAGCCAGCCCGGTCGGGTTCAGGGATGGGTGTACGACGGAAGCTGGAAAAAGACTGTCATGCCCGCTGGCGATGTCGTCAATAACCGGCTTACCTCCCGTAAACTCGAGAACAGAACTAGCGTACAGCATTTCATGAAAGAAGTAAAATCCCAGTACGGTACGACCATTTTTAATGAAAAGTTCTTGGATAAGAATGAAGTGTTTGATGCGCTTAAATCTAATTCATCCCTGCGCAAGTATTTACCCGAGTCCCACTTGCTGCAAACCTTTGACGTATTCAAAAAAATGTGCAACCAGTATCCCGCTGTTTTTCTTAAGCCGGTTCGTGGGAGCCTGGGCAAAGGCATCATGCGTATTAACAAGCAAACGGACGGTACCTTTTCCGTGCTGTCCACGACAGCGGGAGCACCCCAAAAGAAAACGTATACCAATGTCGACAAGTTGTACAAAAGCTTGGCGGGAAAAATGAAAACAACACGCTTTCAGCTCCAGCAGGGACTCACCCTGATTGATCACGGTAAGCGCCCGGTCGACTTTCGTGCGCTTGTGCAGAAGAATGCAACCGGGACCTGGACGGTGACATCCATTGTCGCCCGGATTGCCGGAGGGAGCCACTTTGTGTCCAATCTGGCGCGAGGCGGTACGCTGAGCACGGTCAAAGAAGCGCTGGCTAAAACGACACTGCCCGCGACCATCAAATCAAACGGCCTCCTCTCTCTCAAGACAGCAGCACTGAATATCGCAAGCGCAGTTGAGAAAGCCATTCCCGCCCATTTCGCGGAACTTGGCATTGATCTGGCCATTGACAGCACGGGGCGCATCTGGCTGCTGGAAGTCAATTCTAAGCCGTCGAAAAATGACAACACACCATTAAATGATCAGAAAACCCGTCCATCCGTGAAAAAAATGATTGATTACTGCTGTTATTCAGCCGGTTTCAAATGATCCCTCTCTTTCAGGGTCCGGCTGCCAAAGGAGCTGTTATCAGTGTCTCTTGTCGTGCCAGGCACGCTGGGCGTGCTCGTTAGCCGGAATCAGGCCGCCATCCCCCCCATTACCGAGGCCGATTTTTGCCGCAGGCTAAGTTTATTGGGCAGGCGTTCTGGTCTCAGCGTAATGGCGTTTACCGCCGAAGGAGTTTCACCTGAAAAGCATTCCATACGAGGTTATGCTTATCATGACGGAGTGTGGACATCCGGTCGCTTTCCCCTGCCGGATATTGTGTATAACCGCTGTCTCCATATCCATGAGAGCCAGAATGTCGGGCACACACTGGAAAAAATGGCGGTGCAGAAATCGCGCAAGCTTCTCTACTGGTCGCGCAGCTTGCCTGGCAAATGGCAGGTGTACCGCACTCTGCACAAGGTAGATGAAGTGCGTTCCTTTGTGCCGCCTACGACTCCTTACCGGGACACGGCCCAGCTTATGGAGTGGCTGCGACGCCATTCGGGGCTGTTTATGAAGCCGCAGGCCGGAACGCACGGCAAGGGTACACTATATCTCCGCCTGGCGGAAGGAGACCGGGGACTGCTCATACAAGGCAGAGACTCTCAAAATCGCACGTTCCGGCGTTTGTTTTCCAATCTGGATGCAGGCTTGTCATGGATCAACGGAATGACAGACAAACGTGCCTACATCGTGCAGCCTTATTTGAAATTAACGAGTCAAAGCGGGCGTCCCTTTGATGTCCGCGCACTTATGCAAAAGGATGGCCACGGCTGTTGGCGCCTGACGGGCTTTGCCGTGAGAGAAGGCAGGAAAGGAACGCTGACCTCCAATCTGCACGGCGGAGGCGAAGCGCATCCGGCAGAACCTTACCTTCGTGAACAATTTGGCGCGGACAGCACGCGTCTCATCATCGGACAGATGATGAAGCTGTCCCTGACCATTACCGGGGCGCTGGAGGAACGATATGGTCGCCTTGGCGAGCTGGGAATTGATTATGGTATTGATCGGGATGGGAACATCTGGCTATTGGAGGTGAATTCCCGGCCTGGTCGGGCTTCCTTTTTTCAGATCCGCCAGCCAAAGTGCGCTTTCCGGGCGATCAACCGCCCGCTCGAGTATGCCCGATATTTAATAACCCAATCCAAAACGACGGGGCTACAGGGCATGGGCGCCTCCCTTGAACATACGGTATAGGAGGATAAACAGATGAGTTTAACGCATTGCAATGTGCATTTCTCACAGCAGCCCGACAAGGTGGCTTATATATCCACTGCCTTGTTGAAAAGCCTTAAATTATCCGGAGCCAAGTCCATTCGTCTGCGGCTTGGTAAGGATCAGATTCCCGCCACTGTGAAACCGATTCAGAAGGCGGGGCGTCATCTATACTTGACCTCCAGCTTGCGTAATGCAATCCGTGTTCCCAAAAGCGGGTCTATCTATTTGCGAAATCTGGACGGTGATGTACAGCTAGGACCGCTGATTGGAGTACTGTCTGACGGCACCTCCTCCTCCACCCGGCCTTTTGGATCACGCACAGGCTTTATTAAGCAGCTGCTGAAGGAAGGCAGCAATAAATCTTATATTTTTGCCTTCACTCCTCGGGATATCAACTGGCAAAATGATACGATTAATGGCTATTTTCTATCATCCAGCGGGGATTTTACACGTAAAATCGTACCTCTGCCGGATGTGATTTATAATCGTTTACCGAGCCGTCGCGCTGATTTCTCCCCGGCGATCAATCAACTACGCGAGCGGTTATCCCGCAAACGAATTCCCTTCTTTAACTGGAGCTTTTTCAATAAATCAGATATCTATCACCTGCTGGAAAGCAATCCGGAAGTCAACCGCTATGTCCCTGAATCGTATATGAATCCCAGCTCTGAACGAATCCGAGGCATGCTGGAGCGTCATCAATTTGCTTATTACAAGCCAAGTGGAGGCAGTCTCGGCAAAGGGATTTACCGTCTTTCCCATGTTCCCAAACAAGGCTATTTTGTGAGGTATCGCAAAAAAAATAGCAATGTATTATTGCGCTTCACATCTTTTAACTCTATGCTCCGTATGCTTCATTCCAATCAAGGCCAGACGTTAAAAGGCTACCTCATTCAGCAAGGAATTCAGCTGATCGAGATTGACAATTGCCCGATTGATTTCCGGTTTCATATGCACAAGAACGGCAATAACCAATGGGTCGTCGTCGGTATTGGAGCCAAAAAATCCGGACGTGGCAGTGTCACGACTCATATTAAAAACGGCGGCTCCCTGATGACTCCGGAGCAAGCGCTGGACCGGGTATTCGGCGATCGGGCGGGCGAGGTGCTGCAACGTGCCAAGAATGTAGCGATTACGCTCGCAGAAGCCATTGAGAACCATCATCAACATCTGCTGGGTGAAATCGGCTTCGATCTAGGCATTGATCAGGATGAAAAGGTATGGATGTTTGAAGCCAACTCCAAACCCGGTCGATCCATTTTCCAACATCCATCATTGCGTGCGGAGGGTAAAGCGTCCGTGGAGCATATTTTGGACCACTGTCTTTACCTCAGTAAATTCCGCAGAAAAGAGGAACTATGAATACCCGGGCGGAACAAAAACCAGTCGTTGCTGTATTGACCGTGCACGACGACGGGCAATTTTTCAAGGGGAATCAGCGTAATTTCAGGGATATCCTTGAAACGGGAACACGGATGGGTTATCAGGTGTACATCGTTACCGTCAGGGATCTGAAGCTGCCAGCTGAAACGGTCAAGGGGTATATCTTCAACAAAAGCTTACAGGCTTGGGAAGAACAAAATTTTCCGCTTCCGCAGGTCATTTATAATCGCATCCCAAACCGCAATTATGAACTTAAAACCTCTGTGCGCGCAAAGCTGGAGGAAATTTCGCACACTTCTGGCATTGAGCTATACAATCCGGGCTTTTTTAACAAGTGGGAACTGTTCAAATGGCTCCGCACCTCGGAATCCACACGGCAGTTCGTTCCCGCAACCAAACGGTTAAGCGATCTGCCTGCCTTGGGGAAGATGCTATCTGCGTTTCCATACCTGTATCTCAAGCCGGAAAATGGCAAGGCCGGAAAGGGAATTATGATTCTTAAATTCCAACCAGAGCATCTAATGGCCTACAGGCTGACGATTCAGCATGACAAAAAAAGCGTAACCTACAAATCCGTGTCGCTGTCTCGGCTATGGGGACGTATCCGCCGGGAAGCAAGTAATTCGCCTTATATCATTCAGCAGGGGATTGACCTGGCAACTTATCAAAAAAAACCGTTTGATCTGCGTATCCTGGTACAAAAAAATGCCCGCGGTGCGTGGAGCATTACCGGAGTCGGTGCCAGACTGGCGGGTAAAGGAAGCATTACGACACATGTTCCGCGCGGTGGAAGTGTGGAGGACCCGTTCCAGCTCCTCTCCTCCCTGTTTGGACCTGAGGACAGCGAAGATTTGCTGAGCAAAATTAAAAGCACAGCCATTCAGATTGCACGTCAAATTGAACGCGCATCCGGCCTTTCCCATGGCGAAATGTCTATGGATTTGGGTGTGGAAACAAATGGAACTCTCTGGTTTTTTGAAGCCAATGCCAAACCAA
This DNA window, taken from Paenibacillus kribbensis, encodes the following:
- a CDS encoding DRTGG domain-containing protein, whose translation is MDGLDEAVTKHEQLLRHIEQLKIGSKISVRRLAKEMSVSEGTAYRAVKEAENLGIVITKERIGTVRVEKRPRGLSEQLTFADVVNIVEGHVLGGSEGLEKPLHKYVIGAMREEAMARYIDAGSLLIVGNREDAHSLALEQGAGVLITGGFGTSREVKQLADQISLPIISSRHDTFTVASMINRAIFDRLIKKKIMLIEDIAAGKPKALTLRINSTLTEFEELSKTTGQYHFAVVDEWNRLIGIVSRKDVEGLQPEHTMDKCLIRNPVTVTYQTSLASAAQMMAWEGVDYLPVVDRNRKLLGSVTRREVLEALRNAQKQPQLGETFDQLIWNGFAEERNEDGSLFFRGFIIPQMATHLGTISEGVLVNVMTQAGYRAARDMSGKDYVLDNLMTYFIRPVQIEDAVVLRPLLLEMSRRTCKLEISILRENYLVCKAVMSLQSIEHG
- a CDS encoding YheC/YheD family protein; this translates as MSLTHCNVHFSQQPDKVAYISTALLKSLKLSGAKSIRLRLGKDQIPATVKPIQKAGRHLYLTSSLRNAIRVPKSGSIYLRNLDGDVQLGPLIGVLSDGTSSSTRPFGSRTGFIKQLLKEGSNKSYIFAFTPRDINWQNDTINGYFLSSSGDFTRKIVPLPDVIYNRLPSRRADFSPAINQLRERLSRKRIPFFNWSFFNKSDIYHLLESNPEVNRYVPESYMNPSSERIRGMLERHQFAYYKPSGGSLGKGIYRLSHVPKQGYFVRYRKKNSNVLLRFTSFNSMLRMLHSNQGQTLKGYLIQQGIQLIEIDNCPIDFRFHMHKNGNNQWVVVGIGAKKSGRGSVTTHIKNGGSLMTPEQALDRVFGDRAGEVLQRAKNVAITLAEAIENHHQHLLGEIGFDLGIDQDEKVWMFEANSKPGRSIFQHPSLRAEGKASVEHILDHCLYLSKFRRKEEL
- a CDS encoding YheC/YheD family protein, which encodes MSIKKTTIQIIGSGILQDDVLMVGESLLRKWKISAGHPVQLAFGSFRQEVTVISVPRYSGLRVGSVLARKMGIHSNCKLRVTYSRGRRTLRVGPLISVLVSRDYPEQPDKPFGSITLFCHELVGECRRQGAYVYFFTPEHIGSQPGRVQGWVYDGSWKKTVMPAGDVVNNRLTSRKLENRTSVQHFMKEVKSQYGTTIFNEKFLDKNEVFDALKSNSSLRKYLPESHLLQTFDVFKKMCNQYPAVFLKPVRGSLGKGIMRINKQTDGTFSVLSTTAGAPQKKTYTNVDKLYKSLAGKMKTTRFQLQQGLTLIDHGKRPVDFRALVQKNATGTWTVTSIVARIAGGSHFVSNLARGGTLSTVKEALAKTTLPATIKSNGLLSLKTAALNIASAVEKAIPAHFAELGIDLAIDSTGRIWLLEVNSKPSKNDNTPLNDQKTRPSVKKMIDYCCYSAGFK
- a CDS encoding YtrH family sporulation protein; this translates as MSTFISKAILDFFIAFGIVLGGAMLGGMGAVIALQPPTQTMLEVAGRIKIWALAAAVGGTMDPIRVIESNMIDGNLSPAIKQILYLIFAFLGAHMGTELVKWVCGNGRL
- a CDS encoding YheC/YheD family protein translates to MSLVVPGTLGVLVSRNQAAIPPITEADFCRRLSLLGRRSGLSVMAFTAEGVSPEKHSIRGYAYHDGVWTSGRFPLPDIVYNRCLHIHESQNVGHTLEKMAVQKSRKLLYWSRSLPGKWQVYRTLHKVDEVRSFVPPTTPYRDTAQLMEWLRRHSGLFMKPQAGTHGKGTLYLRLAEGDRGLLIQGRDSQNRTFRRLFSNLDAGLSWINGMTDKRAYIVQPYLKLTSQSGRPFDVRALMQKDGHGCWRLTGFAVREGRKGTLTSNLHGGGEAHPAEPYLREQFGADSTRLIIGQMMKLSLTITGALEERYGRLGELGIDYGIDRDGNIWLLEVNSRPGRASFFQIRQPKCAFRAINRPLEYARYLITQSKTTGLQGMGASLEHTV
- a CDS encoding YheC/YheD family protein, with the translated sequence MNTRAEQKPVVAVLTVHDDGQFFKGNQRNFRDILETGTRMGYQVYIVTVRDLKLPAETVKGYIFNKSLQAWEEQNFPLPQVIYNRIPNRNYELKTSVRAKLEEISHTSGIELYNPGFFNKWELFKWLRTSESTRQFVPATKRLSDLPALGKMLSAFPYLYLKPENGKAGKGIMILKFQPEHLMAYRLTIQHDKKSVTYKSVSLSRLWGRIRREASNSPYIIQQGIDLATYQKKPFDLRILVQKNARGAWSITGVGARLAGKGSITTHVPRGGSVEDPFQLLSSLFGPEDSEDLLSKIKSTAIQIARQIERASGLSHGEMSMDLGVETNGTLWFFEANAKPMKFDEPEIRQKSLRRIFQYSSFLAGRMKS
- a CDS encoding YlbF family regulator — translated: MNIYDKAHDLAKALKESKEVEEITAAMKLIETDPEAKQMLDDFRQRQMEVQQRMMSGDMPAQEEMEKMEKLFEVLSLNLNIRRLFDAERRLSVIIEDVNKIISDSLQHLYGSSM